One Megasphaera elsdenii DSM 20460 genomic window carries:
- a CDS encoding MogA/MoaB family molybdenum cofactor biosynthesis protein — protein MNSKKMEEHPLRAAILTISNSRSFSDDTNGLLIQSALANYGHQVVDYQIVKDDKAEIERHLHEWVCSVDLVITSGGTGLAKRDVTIETVEPLFDKKIPAFQSMMTYFAYRRACGVQAMAYRTTAGIIHQCQVYCLPGLPSLIKIGMEKVILPEVFHLYSEIKK, from the coding sequence TTGAATAGTAAAAAAATGGAAGAACATCCCTTGCGGGCGGCGATTCTCACAATCAGTAACAGCCGCAGCTTTTCTGACGATACGAACGGCCTGCTCATTCAGTCGGCTTTGGCCAACTACGGCCATCAGGTCGTCGACTATCAGATTGTCAAAGACGACAAGGCCGAAATCGAACGCCATCTCCATGAATGGGTCTGCAGCGTCGACCTGGTCATCACCAGCGGCGGTACGGGCCTGGCCAAGCGCGACGTGACCATCGAAACGGTGGAACCCCTGTTCGATAAGAAAATTCCGGCCTTCCAGTCGATGATGACGTATTTTGCCTATCGCCGGGCCTGCGGTGTACAGGCCATGGCCTACCGGACGACGGCTGGCATCATCCACCAGTGCCAGGTCTACTGCCTGCCGGGACTGCCGAGCCTCATCAAGATCGGTATGGAAAAAGTCATTTTGCCGGAAGTCTTTCATTTGTATTCGGAAATCAAGAAGTAA
- the cobU gene encoding bifunctional adenosylcobinamide kinase/adenosylcobinamide-phosphate guanylyltransferase, with the protein METSNIILVTGGARSGKSAFAERYAAALPGRHAYVATARIFDEEMARRIAAHRRRRPSSWQTWEIPEDLPGTMERLCRSSDVVLVDCLTLYFSNYLFAHDGEADEVLIDGALAELKTVMAAFRQAGVTAIFVTNELGCGIVPMEHVSRLYRDLIGKINQAAAAEADEVYLSVCGITTELKQRAVRLPEVKR; encoded by the coding sequence ATGGAAACATCTAACATCATCCTTGTCACCGGCGGGGCGCGGAGTGGTAAAAGCGCCTTTGCCGAACGCTATGCTGCCGCCCTTCCCGGGCGGCATGCTTATGTGGCGACAGCCCGCATCTTCGATGAAGAAATGGCCCGGCGCATCGCCGCCCACCGCCGGCGCCGGCCGTCATCGTGGCAGACCTGGGAAATCCCGGAAGACCTGCCGGGGACGATGGAACGGTTGTGCCGGTCGTCAGATGTGGTCCTCGTCGACTGCCTGACTCTTTATTTTTCTAATTATCTCTTTGCTCACGACGGTGAAGCCGATGAAGTCCTCATCGACGGGGCCCTGGCTGAACTGAAAACTGTCATGGCCGCCTTTCGCCAGGCTGGCGTGACGGCTATCTTCGTCACCAACGAGCTGGGCTGCGGCATCGTTCCCATGGAGCATGTGAGCCGTTTGTACCGCGACCTCATCGGCAAGATCAATCAGGCTGCGGCAGCCGAAGCCGATGAAGTCTATTTGTCTGTCTGCGGGATTACGACGGAGCTGAAACAGCGGGCTGTCCGTCTGCCGGAGGTGAAACGATGA
- the cobS gene encoding adenosylcobinamide-GDP ribazoletransferase, producing MKAFLIALQFLSRIHLASQSVWRDEDFGRSVLFFPVVGLIIGLLLAALYGASSFLFDAFGRSALVVAFWFYLTGGLHADGYMDTADGLFSGRSRERMLEILKDSRVGAGGVTAFVFLVLLKVAFLSQLTPDAALPALIGIPAAARFGTLISIFQFPYARQQGLGKAFVTYAPAHTVAKAFVLALVPAFLCGPFYLGLLGAAMLLSLWANFHISRKLGGVTGDTYGAVLEGSEMALLLVTAVGSRLADFLL from the coding sequence ATGAAAGCTTTTCTCATTGCCTTGCAGTTCTTATCGCGTATCCACCTGGCCTCGCAGAGCGTCTGGCGCGATGAGGACTTTGGCCGGTCTGTCTTGTTCTTTCCCGTCGTCGGCTTGATCATCGGCTTACTCCTGGCGGCGCTCTACGGAGCGTCGTCTTTCCTTTTCGACGCTTTTGGCCGGTCGGCCCTGGTCGTCGCCTTCTGGTTCTACCTGACCGGCGGACTCCACGCCGATGGCTATATGGATACGGCGGACGGCCTCTTTTCCGGCCGCAGCCGCGAACGGATGCTGGAAATCCTCAAGGACAGCCGCGTCGGCGCCGGCGGCGTAACGGCCTTCGTCTTCCTGGTCCTCCTGAAAGTGGCTTTCCTCAGCCAGCTGACGCCAGACGCAGCCCTGCCAGCCCTCATCGGAATCCCGGCAGCAGCCCGCTTCGGGACGCTGATCAGCATCTTCCAGTTTCCCTATGCCCGACAGCAAGGGCTGGGGAAGGCTTTCGTCACCTATGCGCCAGCCCATACCGTAGCGAAAGCTTTCGTACTGGCCCTGGTGCCGGCTTTCCTTTGCGGGCCTTTTTACCTGGGCCTGTTAGGGGCGGCCATGCTGTTGTCCTTGTGGGCTAATTTCCATATTAGCCGCAAACTGGGCGGCGTGACGGGCGATACGTATGGTGCCGTCCTCGAAGGCAGCGAAATGGCCCTGCTCCTGGTGACGGCTGTCGGTAGCAGGCT